One part of the Anopheles merus strain MAF chromosome 3L, AmerM5.1, whole genome shotgun sequence genome encodes these proteins:
- the LOC121599023 gene encoding uncharacterized protein LOC121599023 has product MESADSVECVFEAVSTGDADLLAGCIGQLTIGTVLEFERLYGESPLHLCVKLGGMSHLPVVRGLLASDLFDSAAVDGDGRTMLECAQAGEDRELLEALIKITTDGLDDATACYRVLRHDSLEIFKAYLAVRQLTVEEEFQHISCALVQLNAKNVKLSEELHIYTLWKLSDYGFRHLAGNWPGTKDPNEWKQHIELVRECWEDIAKHHDTGLYADVDDPFLHRLQTLHNQLYLLKHKQFLAYLPLQEAIFCVAIFLSIYRNPGQFREYRLMVNKCLVIEFARMVSRQLTLVKMYLERTEQDLLEIVQSVEGKDATAKSALIEELLGKIGESRLPNKEHVVKQLRERADTIASSNKDALIKDLMDKLKRIDKPWTEQKLDQLKALEKATKERLIEQIRKRLRHVSHPQNVANRLMGDWKKGKATGPIVADLIAGESFDLSHLMRPDRTTRRKLIKCYVATKQHYSLHKIVYYCEQMAGTARRRVTAPTTFADIACMKRTVQVLGEAIKNTTNSANLPGKAQGAVDSMLTALFPDMNKQLREVFSHSISLKKLLVGDGNDRRLCETFRSHLGMVRTAFQLLYAVAVADIRHSFYGAMRRCGSMEQVRSLAVYVGDMEELERRQSACYRQVRAYFDEANDTFAELAREAIGQTPQFRLLQDQLAVKRSIVNVLGKHIEENEGFKYAELKRACFVGDSLDAIRRLLDWKLTMTWANKFYRQVRSSWHSNHVESVTIEWMEKRLLQYNPSVIAGILKNGSISMDCAEEFDYVEHTRKLLEQLGLEVDTIGEEAVQQLNKRLKPYYNNMFFVDNKWKVLEAFCKERKLVWSKELTRTLVRKDQEELQQLYDERREELRQLLEANELHTLDGLTRRLFELPTAMLVAIEYMQLELCEMLYAVGYFGDSFHYVKHRVPMIQGKNYRNFLAHDALSYNLLTDSSMEKIVVNAFVFANRKVRLFGGGASAGKAVNFSFPTEEKINEWVAVQKRLLEAFRAGDIERMHAIRIAGGEIRKARFCCSRNPAFLAADYFELSELLNPCRAAQRMVQYLGQFFPTIQDRCNDPDHQLAMALKLRDFRSAFDRTIATGDRVIREELFGWPELMDRVRQTDLFVHLIAVVNRGPILQKLIEHGNERGVRELLPYFEHFNATETRGPLGDAMLYCGRAITDLLLPRTTVPHPAVILLAIMLHWNDIFAGMMGKAEIDASTYAFLLKTAAQASNYTAGVYLLETPSYSHFIPAAFEQGCLAAVRQGEVALLKHLLARCPTKASTSLAKILHEAARRKRWNCVKVLLEENAPIDTLFPDGVREERCTFLLLVKYGQYNLLRYIGTIQRDMFGTVALDPFTVAIRNGTATDKMVRALQRLGFDWLDNSSTLHEAIRSKNMPILETILKKVDVACTLQQPAVHHDHFRLALAVLYRWKMIAFVEESKTYETSLFRAVQNRDKAMVETLLAWGRRVRTLPEEFAGVLGGIVFERESVYIRSGKRCEEQPLWNAGDSCEEMIVCMESCALLEGMTWQEATVKTPAVTITFHVLMGEDEVLKVEDTSFALTNPASLLDCLKDFQAFANSKLNEYGIIYASFSTPKATKHFWQIEQTNCVYDVLPANIDHPIDLTETVNYRDKGGETPLHHCFPRDTLELVTLLVENGANPLLADNSGMAAIHVSLLNSQDNAVGRYLYDQCVARELRNEQGQSVLQLDDGNGANRLIHTAVMVGRRDIIARLLRHGADVSVVNSYGVTPAQLAAGTCLYRADQVVRMLLEHDATAIDAIDGKGLTLVQYAARTNSVQLLRVVLRYKPNLRHTANDGLTALGKAIILRNVEIAKCLLKYAIENDIRGLTRIGEEDLVVLSLICDDRELSQGLLEYELQHTLAEVDERDLPRLRSVLDCTLPGMEDVSVAQVIQMQGYGESQRFLEELLVIVTSFADQ; this is encoded by the coding sequence ATGGAGAGCGCTGACTCGGTGGAGTGTGTGTTCGAAGCGGTAAGCACCGGTGATGCCGACCTTTTGGCAGGATGCATTGGCCAGCTGACCATCGGTACCGTGCTGGAGTTTGAGCGGCTGTACGGGGAAAGCCCGCTGCATCTGTGCGTGAAGCTTGGTGGCATGAGTCATCTGCCAGTGGTGCGTGGCCTGCTCGCCAGTGACCTGTTTGATAGTGCCGCCGTCGACGGGGACGGACGAACGATGCTCGAGTGTGCACAGGCAGGTGAAGATCGCGAGCTGCTCGAGGCGCTGATAAAGATAACGACCGATGGGTTGGATGATGCAACCGCTTGTTACCGTGTGCTGAGACACGATTCGTTAGAGATATTCAAAGCGTACCTGGCAGTGAGACAGTTGACGGTGGAGGAAGAATTTCAACACATCTCGTGCGCGTTAGTTCAGCTAAATGCGAAAAACGTTAAACTCTCGGAAGAGCTGCACATCTACACGCTGTGGAAGCTGTCCGACTATGGCTTCCGACACCTGGCCGGCAATTGGCCGGGCACGAAAGACCCCAACGAATGGAAGCAGCACATCGAACTCGTCCGGGAGTGTTGGGAAGATATTGCAAAGCATCACGACACTGGGCTGTACGCGGACGTTGACGATCCGTTTCTGCACCGGCTGCAAACCCTGCACAACCAGCTCTACTTACTCAAGCACAAACAGTTCCTCGCTTATCTCCCGCTTCAGGAGGCAATCTTTTGTGTGGCCATTTTCCTATCCATCTATCGAAATCCGGGCCAATTTCGGGAGTATCGGCTCATGGTGAACAAATGTCTCGTGATCGAGTTTGCGCGCATGGTGAGCCGACAGCTGACGTTGGTGAAGATGTATCTCGAGCGAACGGAGCAGGATTTGTTGGAGATTGTCCAGAGTGTTGAGGGGAAAGATGCCACAGCGAAGAGTGCGCTGATTGAGGAACTGTTGGGAAAAATTGGGGAATCGCGTCTGCCCAACAAAGAGCACGTGGTGAAGCAGCTGCGTGAGCGGGCAGACACGATCGCGTCCTCCAATAAGGACGCTCTGATTAAAGATTTAATGGACAAGCTAAAACGCATCGATAAACCTTGGACCGAGCAAAAACTGGACCAACTAAAGGCACTCGAAAAAGCCACCAAAGAGCGTCTGATTGAGCAAATACGCAAACGGCTACGCCACGTGTCCCACCCACAGAACGTGGCGAACCGTTTGATGGGCGACTGGAAGAAGGGCAAAGCAACCGGCCCCATCGTGGCCGACCTCATCGCGGGCGAATCGTTCGATCTCAGCCACCTCATGCGCCCCGATCGCACCACCCGCCGCAAGCTGATCAAGTGTTACGTCGCCACCAAGCAGCACTACTCGCTGCACAAGATCGTGTACTACTGCGAGCAGATGGCCGGCACGGCACGGCGCCGTGTCACCGCCCCGACCACCTTCGCCGACATCGCGTGCATGAAGCGCACCGTCCAGGTGCTCGGGGAAGCGATCAAAAACACGACCAACTCGGCCAACCTGCCCGGCAAGGCACAGGGCGCGGTCGACTCCATGCTAACGGCCCTCTTCCCCGACATGAACAAGCAGCTGCGGGAGGTGTTTTCGCACAGCATTTCACTGAAGAAGCTCCTGGTAGGGGACGGCAACGATCGGCGGCTGTGTGAAACGTTCCGCTCGCATCTGGGCATGGTGCGGACCGCTTTCCAGCTGCTGTATGCCGTTGCGGTCGCCGACATAAGACACTCGTTTTATGGCGCTATGAGACGGTGCGGCAGCATGGAGCAGGTCCGTTCGCTTGCCGTGTATGTGGGCGATATGGAAGAGCTGGAGCGGCGGCAGAGCGCTTGCTACCGGCAGGTGCGGGCGTACTTTGACGAAGCGAACGACACGTTTGCGGAGCTGGCGAGGGAAGCGATCGGCCAGACGCCCCAATTTCGGCTGCTCCAGGACCAGCTCGCTGTGAAGCGGAGCATCGTGAACGTGCTGGGCAAACACATTGAAGAAAACGAAGGTTTTAAGTACGCGGAGCTAAAGAGAGCCTGCTTTGTCGGGGACAGTCTCGATGCGATCCGGCGCCTGCTCGACTGGAAGCTGACGATGACGTGGGCGAACAAATTCTACCGCCAGGTGCGCTCCTCCTGGCACAGCAATCACGTGGAGTCGGTCACGATCGAGTGGATGGAGAAGCGACTGCTCCAGTACAATCCGTCCGTCATTGCGGGCATCCTGAAGAATGGTTCCATCTCGATGGACTGTGCGGAAGAGTTCGATTACGTCGAGCACACGCGAAAGCTACTGGAGCAGCTCGGTTTGGAGGTCGACACGATCGGCGAGGAAGCGGTTCAGCAGCTGAACAAGCGGCTCAAGCCGTACTACAACAACATGTTCTTCGTGGACAACAAGTGGAAGGTGCTGGAAGCGTTCTGCAAGGAGCGGAAGCTCGTTTGGAGTAAAGAACTCACGCGAACGTTGGTGAGGAAAGATCAGGaagagctgcagcagctgtaCGACGAACGTCGGGAAGAGTTGCGGCAACTGCTCGAGGCGAACGAGCTGCACACACTGGACGGGTTGACCAGGCGGCTGTTTGAGCTACCGACCGCCATGCTGGTCGCGATCGAGTACATGCAGCTGGAGCTGTGCGAGATGCTGTACGCGGTCGGGTACTTTGGGGACAGCTTCCACTACGTCAAGCATCGCGTGCCGATGATACAGGGTAAGAATTATCGCAATTTCCTGGCGCACGACGCTCTGTCATACAATCTGCTCACGGACAGCTCGATGGAGAAGATCGTGGTGAATGCGTTCGTGTTTGCCAACCGGAAGGTGCGCCTGTTTGGTGGAGGGGCTAGTGCGGGGAAGGCGGTtaatttttcctttccaacggagGAAAAAATCAACGAGTGGGTTGCGGTGCAGAAACGTCTCTTGGAAGCATTTCGCGCTGGCGATATTGAGCGGATGCACGCGATCCGGATCGCCGGTGGAGAGATTCGAAAAGCTCGGTTTTGTTGCTCCCGAAACCCTGCCTTTCTGGCGGCGGATTACTTCGAGCTTTCGGAGCTGCTGAATCCTTGCCGTGCTGCGCAACGGATGGTGCAGTATTTGGGGCAATTTTTCCCAACGATCCAAGATCGCTGCAACGATCCTGACCATCAGCTTGCGATGGCACTGAAGTTGCGCGACTTTCGGTCGGCTTTTGATCGTACGATCGCTACCGGCGATCGTGTGATTCGCGAAGAGCTGTTCGGCTGGCCCGAGCTGATGGATCGCGTGCGCCAAACCGATCTCTTCGTACATCTGATTGCGGTCGTCAATAGGGGCCCCATTTTGCAGAAGCTGATCGAGCACGGCAATGAACGTGGCGTGCGCGAGCTGCTGCCCTACTTTGAGCACTTTAATGCGACGGAAACCCGTGGCCCGCTCGGTGATGCGATGCTGTACTGTGGGCGTGCGATCACGGATTTGCTGCTaccgcgcaccaccgtaccgcATCCGGCCGTCATTCTGCTCGCCATCATGCTGCACTGGAACGACATCTTTGCGGGCATGATGGGCAAGGCTGAGATTGATGCGTCGACGTACGCGTTTCTGCTCAAAACGGCCGCACAGGCGAGTAACTACACTGCTGGGGTTTATTTGCTTGAAACGCCCTCGTATTCACACTTCATTCCCGCTGCCTTTGAACAGGGCTGTCTGGCCGCGGTTCGACAGGGAGAGGTTGCTCTGTTAAAGCATTTACTTGCACGCTGCCCAACGAAGGCCAGCACCAGTCTGGCTAAGATCCTGCACGAAGCAGCACGCCGGAAGCGGTGGAACTGTGTTAAAGTGCTGCTCGAAGAGAACGCACCCATTGATACACTCTTTCCGGATGGGGTGCGCGAAGAGCGCTGCACCTTTTTATTGCTGGTAAAGTACGGCCAGTACAACCTGTTGCGCTACATCGGCACGATCCAGCGCGACATGTTCGGTACGGTTGCGCTAGATCCCTTTACGGTGGCGATACGCAACGGGACGGCAACGGACAAGATGGTTCGAGCACTGCAACGACTTGGGTTCGATTGGCTCGACAACTCATCCACCCTGCACGAAGCGATCCGGAGCAAAAATATGCCAATCTTGGAAACGATCCTTAAAAAAGTTGACGTGGCCTGTACCCTACAACAGCCCGCCGTCCATCACGATCACTTCCGGTTGGCGCTCGCGGTGCTTTATCGCTGGAAAATGATCGCTTTTGTGGAGGAATCGAAAACGTACGAAACGTCACTGTTTCGGGCGGTACAAAACAGGGACAAAGCGATGGTAGAGACATTGCTGGCGTGGGGTAGGAGGGTACGCACGCTGCCAGAGGAGTTTGCCGGTGTGCTAGGGGGCATTGTGTTTGAGCGAGAGTCTGTGTATATCCGATCGGGGAAGAGATGTGAAGAGCAACCGCTTTGGAATGCGGGGGATAGCTGTGAGGAGATGATCGTTTGTATGGAATCCTGTGCCTTGCTGGAGGGTATGACATGGCAAGAGGCGACTGTGAAAACGCCAGCTGTAACGATTACGTTCCACGTGTTAATGGGAGAGGATGAAGTTTTGAAGGTTGAAGACACTTCCTTCGCACTGACCAACCCAGCTTCGTTGCTAGACTGTTTAAAGGACTTCCAAGCCTTTGCAAACAGCAAACTCAATGAATATGGCATCATTTACGCTTCGTTTTCCACCCCAAAAGCCACCAAACACTTCTGGCAGATTGAGCAAACGAATTGTGTGTACGATGTCCTTCCCGCTAACATCGATCACCCCATCGATCTAACGGAAACGGTTAATTATAGGGACAAGGGAGGTGAAACACCGCTCCATCACTGCTTTCCGCGCGATACGCTCGAGCTGGTGACGCTGCTGGTGGAAAACGGTGCCAATCCACTGCTCGCGGACAACAGCGGCATGGCGGCCATCCACGTGTCGCTGCTCAACTCGCAAGACAACGCGGTCGGCCGGTACCTCTACGATCAGTGTGTTGCGCGCGAGCTGCGCAACGAGCAGGGCCAGTCCGTGCTACAGCTGGACGATGGGAACGGTGCGAACCGGTTGATTCATACGGCCGTGATGGTCGGACGGCGTGATATTATCGCACGATTGCTACGACACGGTGCCGACGTGTCGGTGGTAAACAGTTACGGCGTTACGCCGGCCCAGCTTGCCGCCGGTACGTGCCTGTACCGGGCGGACCAGGTCGTCCGCATGCTGCTCGAGCACGATGCCACCGCGATCGATGCGATCGATGGGAAGGGTTTGACGCTGGTACAGTACGCGGCAAGGACGAACTCGGTCCAGCTGTTGCGCGTGGTGTTACGGTACAAACCGAACTTACGGCACACCGCAAACGACGGTCTAACGGCCCTCGGAAAGGCAATAATCCTGCGGAACGTTGAGATTGCGAAATGTTTGCTCAAGTATGCGATCGAAAATGACATCAGAGGGTTGACACGCATCGGGGAGGAAGATTTGGTAGTGCTTTCGTTGATCTGTGACGATCGGGAGCTTTCGCAGGGGCTGCTCGAGTACGAGCTACAGCACACGCTGGCGGAGGTGGACGAGCGTGATCTGCCCCGGCTGCGGTCGGTGCTGGACTGTACACTGCCCGGGATGGAGGATGTGTCGGTAGCACAGGTGATACAGATGCAGGGGTACGGTGAGTCGCAGCGCTTCCTGGAAGAGCTGCTGGTGATCGTTACCTCGTTTGCTGA
- the LOC121599024 gene encoding delta-aminolevulinic acid dehydratase — MTSARLHSSIFHPTLRKLQCQDVAIEAHNLMYPVFLVDDDDAVQPIPSMPGVARYGLTTLLPHLEPLVAKGLQSILLFGVVDKMPKDSTGSGADCATNPVIRALPRLRAAFPELLIACDVCLCPYTDHGHCGVLTAGGLIDNGPSIKRIAEIALAYAQAGAHIVAPSDMMDNRIGAIKQALRESNLENRCSVLSYSVKFASGFYGPFRDAAKSAPAFGDRKCYQLPPGSKGIAKRAAKRDVEEGADMLMVKPGMAYLDIVKQVKDDYPELPLFIYQVSGEYSMLLNAGKIGAFDLKTVLWEVLVGMRRAGADCIISYFTPLVLDWLKE; from the exons ATGACGTCGGCAAGACTGCACAGCAGCATATTCCATCCCACCCTGCGAAAGCTCCAGTGCCAGGATGTGGCCATCGAAGCGCACAACCTGATGTACCCGGTGTTTTTGGT AGACGACGATGACGCGGTCCAGCCCATTCCAAGCATGCCGGGAGTGGCCCGGTACGGTCTCACCACCCTGCTGCCCCACCTGGAACCGCTCGTTGCGAAGGGTCTGCAATCGATCCTACTCTTCGGTGTGGTTGATAAAATGCCCAAG GACTCCACCGGTTCGGGTGCCGATTGCGCCACCAATCCGGTGATACGCGCCCTGCCCCGCCTGCGGGCAGCCTTCCCCGAGCTGCTGATTGCGTGCGACGTCTGCCTCTGCCCGTACACCGACCACGGCCACTGCGGTGTGCTGACCGCCGGCGGGCTTATCGACAACGGGCCAAGCATTAAGCGCATCGCCGAAATTGCCCTCGCGTATGCACAGGCCGGTGCGCACATTGTTGCACCGTCCGACATGATGGACAATCGCATTGGCGCGATAAAGCAGGCACTGAGGGAGAGCAATCTCGAAAACCGTTGCTCCGTGCTGTCGTACTCAGTGAAGTTTGCGTCCGGCTTTTATGGGCCGTTTCGGGATGCGGCCAAATCGGCACCGGCGTTCGGCGACCGGAAGTGCTACCAGCTGCCACCGGGCTCGAAGGGCATAGCGAAGCGGGCTGCG AAACGTGACGTGGAGGAAGGCGCCGACATGCTGATGGTGAAGCCGGGCATGGCCTACCTCGACATTGTGAAGCAGGTGAAGGACGACTATCCCGAGCTTCCGCTGTTCATCTATCAA GTTTCGGGCGAGTACTCGATGCTGCTGAATGCCGGCAAAATCGGTGCCTTTGATCTGAAGACTGTCCTGTGGGAGGTGCTGGTCGGTATGCGCCGGGCCGGTGCCGACTGTATCATTTCCTACTTCACGCCGCTCGTGCTAGACTGGCTGAAGGAATGA
- the LOC121598252 gene encoding mediator of RNA polymerase II transcription subunit 18, with translation MGAQVNAAELLQQALSSNIIPNQEFLLQGSILDSAAENLLHRLRGLCDNVDASPETFSDIEMCFSLKLPTEKTPVMTVRVRRAQDVEAPLQLRYIGQPELGDRTRPTLVRSSLDIACTPHVIDFLTEMGFRLDFEYSTKGYMFRKGRMKITVSKILKNMTEPISQSYLVELSVLAPKGQDAIAEDMRIFAEQLKPLVQLEKIDYKRFAQMP, from the exons ATGGGTGCACAAGTTAATGCTGCCGAGTTGCTGCAGCAAGCGCTCAGCTCAAATATCATACCGAATCAGGAGTTTCTACTGCAGGGTTCGATACTAGATTCGGCCGCCGAGAATCTGCTTCACCG ATTGCGAGGTCTTTGCGACAATGTGGACGCCAGCCCGGAAACCTTCAGCGATATTGAAATGTGCTTCAGCTTGAAGCTTCCTACAGAGAAG ACCCCCGTAATGACGGTCCGTGTGCGCCGTGCGCAAGACGTGGAAGCCCCCCTCCAGCTGCGCTACATCGGCCAACCCGAGCTGGGCGACCGGACCCGTCCCACGCTGGTCCGCAGCAGCCTCGACATTGCCTGCACCCCGCACGTGATCGATTTCCTGACCGAGATGGGCTTCCGGCTCGACTTCGAGTACTCCACCAAGGGGTACATGTTTCGCAAGGGTCGCATGAAGATTACCGTCTCTAAAATCCTGAAAAACATGACCGAACCCATCTCCCAAAGCTATCTGGTGGAGCTGTCGGTGCTGGCGCCCAAGGGCCAGGACGCAATCGCCGAGGATATGCGCATCTTTGCCGAGCAGCTGAAACCGCTGGTGCAGCTGGAAAAGATCGATTACAAGCGGTTCGCCCAAAtgccgtaa
- the LOC121598253 gene encoding high affinity copper uptake protein 1-like isoform X1 yields MMHMSFWWGSNVGDVFFSGLTVNGTGPMVALCLTLTALSVAYEGLKIHGAKVRARTARERVRSASCPPSESATLLSLEGSVSNGPLSGSNLSRRIRKLAAEAVTFLFHSMLGYALMLTVMVYNGYLFVAVVGGMGLGYFLFGHLSMKANMENIQAHQTKMICTTRCLQQESVNPSASTNLEHYPRDSSSLDAEHGTNSRHGIAQGSSGCH; encoded by the exons ATGATGCACATGTCCTTCTGGTGGGGCTCGAACGTGGGCGACGTGTTCTTCTCCGGCCTGACGGTGAACGGTACGGGACCAATGGTGGCCCTCTGTCTCACGCTGACCGCCCTGTCGGTGGCGTACGAGGGGCTGAAG ATCCACGGTGCTAAGGTGCGCGCCAGGACGGCACGCGAACGGGTACGGTCCGCCTCGTGTCCACCGAGCGAAAGTGCCACCCTGCTCTCGCTGGAGGGTAGCGTCAGCAATGGGCCACTGAGCGGCAGCAACCTGTCGCGCCGCATCCGGAAGCTGGCCGCCGAAGCCGTCACCTTCCTCTTTCACAGCATGCTCGGCTATGCGCTCATGCTGACGGTGATGGTGTACAATGGGTACCTGTTCGTGGCGGTCGTCGGTGGCATGGGGCTCGGTTACTTCCTGTTTGGCCACCTCTCGATGAAGGCGAACATGGAGAATATACAGGCGCACCAGACGAAAATGATCTGCACCACGCGCTGCCTACAGCAAG AATCGGTAAACCCTTCCGCATCGACCAATCTCGAGCATTACCCGCGTGACTCCTCGTCGTTGGACGCAGAGCATGGCACAAACAGTCGGCATGGCATCGCGCAAGGTTCGTCTGGCTGTCACTAG
- the LOC121598253 gene encoding high affinity copper uptake protein 1-like isoform X3, producing the protein MMHMSFWWGSNVGDVFFSGLTVNGTGPMVALCLTLTALSVAYEGLKIHGAKVRARTARERVRSASCPPSESATLLSLEGSVSNGPLSGSNLSRRIRKLAAEAVTFLFHSMLGYALMLTVMVYNGYLFVAVVGGMGLGYFLFGHLSMKANMENIQAHQTKMICTTRCLQQGAESCAMSHSAPCPSANR; encoded by the exons ATGATGCACATGTCCTTCTGGTGGGGCTCGAACGTGGGCGACGTGTTCTTCTCCGGCCTGACGGTGAACGGTACGGGACCAATGGTGGCCCTCTGTCTCACGCTGACCGCCCTGTCGGTGGCGTACGAGGGGCTGAAG ATCCACGGTGCTAAGGTGCGCGCCAGGACGGCACGCGAACGGGTACGGTCCGCCTCGTGTCCACCGAGCGAAAGTGCCACCCTGCTCTCGCTGGAGGGTAGCGTCAGCAATGGGCCACTGAGCGGCAGCAACCTGTCGCGCCGCATCCGGAAGCTGGCCGCCGAAGCCGTCACCTTCCTCTTTCACAGCATGCTCGGCTATGCGCTCATGCTGACGGTGATGGTGTACAATGGGTACCTGTTCGTGGCGGTCGTCGGTGGCATGGGGCTCGGTTACTTCCTGTTTGGCCACCTCTCGATGAAGGCGAACATGGAGAATATACAGGCGCACCAGACGAAAATGATCTGCACCACGCGCTGCCTACAGCAAG GTGCGGAAAGCTGCGCAATGAGCCACTCAGCGCCCTGTCCATCCGCT AATCGGTAA
- the LOC121598253 gene encoding high affinity copper uptake protein 1-like isoform X2, whose amino-acid sequence MMHMSFWWGSNVGDVFFSGLTVNGTGPMVALCLTLTALSVAYEGLKIHGAKVRARTARERVRSASCPPSESATLLSLEGSVSNGPLSGSNLSRRIRKLAAEAVTFLFHSMLGYALMLTVMVYNGYLFVAVVGGMGLGYFLFGHLSMKANMENIQAHQTKMICTTRCLQQGAESCAMSHSAPCPSARTTRSNYQTLT is encoded by the exons ATGATGCACATGTCCTTCTGGTGGGGCTCGAACGTGGGCGACGTGTTCTTCTCCGGCCTGACGGTGAACGGTACGGGACCAATGGTGGCCCTCTGTCTCACGCTGACCGCCCTGTCGGTGGCGTACGAGGGGCTGAAG ATCCACGGTGCTAAGGTGCGCGCCAGGACGGCACGCGAACGGGTACGGTCCGCCTCGTGTCCACCGAGCGAAAGTGCCACCCTGCTCTCGCTGGAGGGTAGCGTCAGCAATGGGCCACTGAGCGGCAGCAACCTGTCGCGCCGCATCCGGAAGCTGGCCGCCGAAGCCGTCACCTTCCTCTTTCACAGCATGCTCGGCTATGCGCTCATGCTGACGGTGATGGTGTACAATGGGTACCTGTTCGTGGCGGTCGTCGGTGGCATGGGGCTCGGTTACTTCCTGTTTGGCCACCTCTCGATGAAGGCGAACATGGAGAATATACAGGCGCACCAGACGAAAATGATCTGCACCACGCGCTGCCTACAGCAAG GTGCGGAAAGCTGCGCAATGAGCCACTCAGCGCCCTGTCCATCCGCT CGCACTACCCGTTCTAATTATCAAACCCTGACCTAA